The following coding sequences lie in one Alosa alosa isolate M-15738 ecotype Scorff River chromosome 21, AALO_Geno_1.1, whole genome shotgun sequence genomic window:
- the cebpa gene encoding CCAAT/enhancer-binding protein alpha, whose product MEQPNLYEVAPRPLLPNLGHNQQGAFCYKDPASGGDLGDIYENENSIDITAYIDPAAFNDEFLADLFHNSSKQEKLKLASGDYDYPHGHGAQGAPGQQTQVYGCMTYMDSKLEPIYDNPPARMRPLAIKQEPHEEEDLGHAMPSTYHHAQMHPHSQHLPHLQYQIAHCAQTTMHLQPGHPTPPPTPVPSPHHQQSGLPGGGMKMMGASDRGKSKKNVDKNSAEYRLRRERNNVAVRKSRDKAKMRNVETQQKVIELSSDNDRLRKRVEHLTRELETLRGIFRQLPDGSFVKSMGNCV is encoded by the coding sequence ATGGAGCAGCCCAACCTCTACGAGGTCGCTCCACGACCCCTCCTGCCTAACCTTGGACACAACCAGCAAGGCGCCTTCTGCTACAAAGACCCTGCGTCCGGCGGAGACCTCGGTGACATCTACGAGAACGAGAACTCCATCGACATCACAGCCTACATCGACCCAGCAGCTTTTAACGACGAGTTCCTCGCCGATTTATTTCACAACAGCTCCAAACAAGAGAAGCTCAAGCTGGCGAGCGGGGACTACGACTACCCGCACGGGCACGGTGCCCAGGGCGCACCGGGACAACAGACACAAGTGTACGGCTGCATGACGTACATGGACTCCAAGCTGGAACCCATCTACGACAACCCACCTGCACGCATGAGACCCTTGGCGATTAAACAAGAGCCACATGAAGAAGAAGACCTCGGCCACGCGATGCCATCCACCTACCACCACGCGCAGATGCACCCGCACTCGCAACATCTGCCTCACCTCCAATACCAAATCGCGCACTGCGCGCAGACGACCATGCACCTTCAGCCGGGTCACCCGACTCCTCCCCCGACCCCGGTTCCGAGTCCGCACCATCAGCAGAGCGGGCTGCCTGGCGGAGGGATGAAGATGATGGGCGCGAGTGACCGGGGGAAGTCCAAGAAAAACGTCGACAAGAACAGCGCTGAGTACCGGCTGCGGCGGGAGCGGAACAACGTCGCTGTGAGGAAGAGCCGGGACAAGGCGAAAATGCGCAACGTGGAGACGCAACAAAAGGTGATAGAGTTGTCGTCGGACAACGATAGACTACGGAAACGGGTGGAACACCTCACCCGGGAACTGGAGACTTTACGAGGAATCTTCAGACAGCTGCCCGACGGATCGTTCGTCAAGTCTATGGGGAACTGTGTCTAG